A window of the Trichoderma asperellum chromosome 4, complete sequence genome harbors these coding sequences:
- a CDS encoding uncharacterized protein (EggNog:ENOG41) has protein sequence MPISATASRYKRTYHPPVNYKNAGLRSEVRGKAPGTPYAYQQLKKLNDLHALKNPDWRNRPSDNSSSAANDSEHNIPEVVGAGEQRIGMDASPPTPRSAAQGKRETESQQFISSSQDGAAASNTLRYSQNDIFAISSRMEQRMLKTLEEEKPAQYEVLKQLSLSSSIEHPLNLFEVAPLGSTPSYSTKTVVDIRPLRGSFEQRKQGASSNSQDEQLTAALRAADATPLRVRAHVYQARGPYTISDERRARKGFSETHEAYESQSNKTHTHTNERQLSKSDRPANDTGPATKIEIERDEAFQRFLNKLGQNSKGFQRKRAQEQSRMDSGYDDGVKESLRESPVETSTQRHRAHGADLRKKPNSELLNNSHARGTETHHQKDGSSNSADSGVFPNMSSKFRNFNPKAREFLSFALCTESSPEEGNMEPLQPFPALFTQKDGQANVASLAELAPLTDISSVQPPPPYGFVPFAAANGATDPLTLNNLMARRFIPVSADQFGGSLQAPAIPLQPLSLVTPAMFQPQPVLQAAPGNIMGFQAPNLMNTAFPLTTSSANAYFNMPSGQMSLMGAAPPHPPQPQPHPVPKPRRPDPRDQQAYEAWIEWRKANQPGYAYECRLRQQRRAQRSSEEKVPGRVTVGHKSEPLPHRETC, from the coding sequence ATGCCCATCTCAGCCACCGCTAGCCGTTATAAACGGACATACCATCCTCCTGTCAACTATAAGAACGCGGGACTAAGGAGTGAAGTCCGTGGCAAGGCGCCAGGAACCCCTTATGCCTaccagcagctgaagaagtTGAATGACCTGCACGCATTGAAGAACCCTGATTGGCGAAACCGTCCCTCTGACAACAGTTCATCGGCAGCGAATGATAGTGAACACAATATTCCAGAAGTGGTTGGTGCCGGAGAGCAACGAATTGGCATGGATGCCTCTCCGCCAACGCCAAGATCTGCCGCACAAGGCAAACGCGAAACAGAGTCACAGCAGTTTATCAGTTCGTCACAAGATGGTGCCGCTGCAAGCAACACCTTGAGATATAGCCAGAACGACATTTTCGCGATATCCTCTAGAATGGAACAAAGGATGCTTAAAActctggaagaagaaaagcccgCTCAGTATGAAGTTCTGAAGCAACTATCCCTCTCATCCTCCATAGAACATCCCTTGAACCTATTTGAAGTTGCTCCTCTGGGCAGCACCCCCAGCTACTCGACGAAGACTGTCGTGGATATTCGACCTCTGAGAGGAAGCTTTGAACAGCGGAAACAGGGGGCTTCCAGCAACAGCCAAGATGAGCAGCTAACAGCAGCGCTTCGAGCCGCCGACGCGACGCCTCTCAGAGTTCGAGCGCATGTATACCAAGCTCGTGGTCCATACACAATCTCGGATGAGCGACGAGCACGAAAGGGCTTCTCTGAGACTCACGAAGCGTATGAATCGCAAAGTAACAAGACTCATACTCACACCAATGAGCGTCAACTATCCAAGTCGGATCGTCCAGCAAACGACACAGGGCCTGCTACGAAAATTGAAATCGAGCGGGACGAAGCTTTCCAACGATTTTTAAACAAGCTGGGACAAAATAGCAAGGGATTCCAACGGAAAAGAGCGCAGGAACAATCCAGGATGGACAGCGGCTACGACGATGGCGTGAAGGAATCCCTAAGAGAGAGTCCCGTCGAAACGTCCACACAGCGGCATCGGGCGCACGGCGCTGATCTACGGAAGAAGCCTAATTCTGAGCTACTCAACAACAGCCATGCTCGGGGAACGGAGACTCACCACCAGAAAGACGGGAGCAGCAACTCGGCGGACTCGGGCGTCTTTCCCAATATGTCAAGTAAATTCAGAAATTTCAATCCCAAAGCGAGAGAGTTTCTCTCATTCGCTCTGTGTACAGAATCCAGCCCTGAAGAGGGGAATATGGAACCGCTTCAGCCATTCCCGGCTCTTTTCACTCAAAAAGATGGTCAGGCAAATGTCGCGTCCCTGGCAGAATTAGCTCCCCTCACGGATATCTCCTCTGTCCAACCGCCGCCTCCTTATGGATTTGTGCCATTTGCAGCTGCGAACGGAGCTACCGACCCTCTAACACTCAATAACTTGATGGCGAGAAGATTCATTCCGGTGTCTGCAGACCAGTTCGGAGGCTCGCTCCAGGCGCCAGCTATCCCATTACAGCCACTATCTTTGGTCACCCCGGCGATGTTTCAACCGCAGCCCGTTTTGCAAGCAGCACCAGGCAATATAATGGGGTTTCAAGCACCTAATCTTATGAATACCGCATTTCCTTTGACAACCAGTTCGGCTAATGCGTACTTCAACATGCCGTCCGGCCAAATGTCGCTCATGGGAGccgctcctcctcatccaccGCAACCACAGCCACACCCAGTACCAAAGCCTCGCCGTCCAGACCCAAGAGACCAACAGGCATACGAGGCGTGGATTGAGTGGCGCAAGGCGAACCAGCCAGGTTATGCTTACGAATGCCGCCTGAGACAGCAGCGACGAGCTCAGCGGAGCTCAGAAGAGAAAGTCCCGGGTAGGGTCACTGTGGGTCATAAGTCCGAGCCCTTGCCTCATCGTGAGACTTGTTAG
- a CDS encoding uncharacterized protein (EggNog:ENOG41), translating into MATTTTTSSSPASMSSFSVTSTRTSGGVHYVYGQVPTGYSATSMSPFGADIGEDPLYGQIDPLLRESNCSDDSSQYWQVPVLSSCFQQPPNDACLDPRLTRDASNGSIYQADYVRNGSPSSFHGSPVFSLTKSPSIGSSSYDMAADPPTPPDAQGNIISLGTPYDSDYYESSTKQPEVSYYPGPQDEDMHKHIANQTYCNGESHEFNGQYMFDAAPRSDSLDHISAHSAHISAAGAGARHYPPCAAFPYANPARHIKEESMPPNTEKRALTTRVVKRRSRASQYRYDPISSGKQASVDHEVSSQGDRKRKVYATNKRFCHKCKKHFPSRGSLDEHTGMAHPRPYICVFHYAGCTARFDAKNEWKRHVSTKHLGLKYWVCMEGKCADERQSVFQQRAGLEPNGNIFNRKDLYTQHIRRMHSNIAGQSTTNYKGADARSDFMVKRMQEDALRIRCRLPTWMPCPVKSCDKSFRGSNAWDERMEHVAQQHFENAAAGKEPPVEFGGLHDYVLTEWAQQPEIRIVKETEMGWELCDPLKGDTEYRMATATTEGEE; encoded by the coding sequence atggccaccaccaccaccacctcttcttcccctgctTCAATGTCTTCTTTCTCCGTAACCAGCACTAGAACCAGCGGAGGGGTTCACTATGTCTACGGCCAAGTGCCCACTGGATACTCAGCAACCTCCATGTCACCGTTCGGTGCAGACATCGGGGAAGATCCTCTCTATGGGCAAATTGATCCCTTGTTGAGAGAGTCAAACTGCTCAGACGATAGCTCGCAATATTGGCAGGTTCCAGTGCTTTCATCATGCTTTCAACAGCCTCCAAACGACGCTTGCCTCGACCCTCGTCTGACTCGCGACGCTTCCAACGGCAGCATTTATCAAGCTGATTACGTACGGAATGGATCGCCGTCTTCTTTCCATGGCTCGCCGGTGTTTAGCTTGACGAAGAGCCCATCTATTGGCAGTAGTAGCTACGACATGGCGGCAGATCCCCCCACACCACCAGATGCACAAGGCAATATCATCTCGCTGGGAACTCCATATGACTCTGATTATTATGAATCCAGCACCAAACAGCCAGAGGTTAGCTACTATCCAGGCCCGCAAGATGAAGACATGCACAAGCATATTGCAAACCAAACATACTGCAACGGGGAAAGTCACGAGTTCAATGGACAATATATGTTTGATGCTGCTCCCCGCAGTGATTCCTTGGATCATATCAGCGCTCATAGCGCACACATTAGTGCTGCCGGTGCTGGCGCTCGTCACTATCCTCCCTGCGCTGCTTTTCCTTATGCCAACCCAGCCCGACATATCAAGGAAGAGAGCATGCCACCAAACACTGAAAAGAGGGCATTGACTACCAGGGTGGTGAAGAGGCGTAGCCGCGCCTCGCAATATCGCTACGATCCCATCTCCTCTGGCAAACAAGCCTCTGTTGATCACGAGGTTTCGTCGCAAGGTGATAGGAAGCGTAAGGTTTACGCGACAAACAAAAGATTCTGCCACAAGTGCAAGAAGCATTTCCCAAGCCGGGGATCTCTTGACGAGCATACGGGCATGGCTCACCCCCGGCCCTACATCTGTGTCTTCCACTACGCAGGCTGCACCGCCAGATTTGATGCCAAGAACGAATGGAAGCGCCACGTTAGCACAAAGCACTTGGGTTTAAAATACTGGGTCTGCATGGAAGGCAAATGCGCCGATGAGCGGCAGTCGGTGTTCCAGCAGCGCGCAGGCCTGGAGCCGAACGGCAACATCTTCAACCGCAAGGACCTGTACACCCAGCACATTCGGCGCATGCACTCTAACATTGCTGGCCAGAGCACAACCAACTACAAGGGCGCGGATGCCAGATCCGACTTTATGGTGAAGAGAATGCAAGAAGACGCTTTGCGCATCCGATGCCGGCTCCCAACTTGGATGCCTTGCCCCGTAAAATCCTGCGATAAATCGTTCAGGGGCAGCAACGCTTGGGACGAGCGCATGGAGCACGTGGCTCAGCAGCACTTTGAAAACGCGGCTGCCGGCAAGGAGCCTCCGGTAGAGTTTGGAGGGCTCCACGACTACGTGCTGACTGAATGGGCGCAGCAACCCGAGATTCGCATCGTCAAGGAAACAGAAATGGGATGGGAGCTCTGCGACCCCCTGAAAGGAGACACAGAATACAGGATGGCCACAGCCACCACCGAAGGCGAAGAGTAG